AAGAAATCGAGTATGAAGTGATGCGTGACAGCAATGACACATCCATCGTTGTCTGCAATATGGAAAACATCGATCCTGTCGGCATCCATACCGGGGATTCAATCGTAGTTGCACCAAGCCAGACGCTGAGCGACAGAGATTACCAGCTTTTAAGAAACGCTTCTCTCAAGATTATTCAGGCATTAAAGATAGAGGGTGGGTGCAATGTGCAGCTCGCTCTCGATCCTGACAGCAGCAACTATTACATTATTGAAGTAAATCCAAGGGTAAGCCGGTCGTCTGCGCTAGCCTCAAAAGCAACAGGTTATCCCATTGCCAAGATTGCAGCTAAAATTGCTGTCGGCTACACACTGGATGAGATCAAAAACCCGGTCACAGGTTCCACTTACGCAAGTTTTGAACCGGCACTAGATTACATCGTAACAAAGATTCCGAGATGGCCGTTTGATAAATTTGAAGGAGCAAACCGAAAGCTCGGTACCCAGATGAAAGCAACGGGAGAAGTGATGGCGATCGGAAGGAATTTGGAAGAGTCATTGCTGAAGGCGGTCCGATCGCTTGAAACGAAATGCTATCATCTTGAAATCAGCAATCCGAAGCAGACAAGAGAAGAATTAATCCCAGTCCTTGTCAACGCAGATGATGAACGTTTATACCATATTGCGCAAGGTTTCAGAATCGGAATGACGGTAAGGGACGTTTGGGAGCTGACGAAGATCGATGCTTTCTTCCTTGAGAAGATCAAAGGAATCATTGACCTTGAGCAGAAAGTGCTTAACAACGTTGGTGATTTAGGATTGCTGCGTGCCGCAAAAGAAAAGGGCTTCAGCGATGTATGGCTGGCGAAAGCCTGGAACATGCCTGAAAAAGAAATATATGAAATTAGAATGACAAAGGATATCAAGCCTGTGTACAAGATGGTAGACACATGTGCGGCAGAGTTTGAGTCTGAAACGCCTTATTACTATGGAACATACGGTGAAGAAAATGAATCGTTACGAACAGAAAGAGAAAGCGTCCTTGTTCTCGGTTCCGGACCGATCCGGATTGGTCAGGGCATAGAATTCGACTATGCGACCGTGCATACGGTCTGGGCGATCAAAGAAGCCGGCTATGAAGCGATCATCATAAATAACAATCCAGAAACAGTGTCCACAGACTTCAGTACATCGGATAAGCTTTATTTTGAACCGTTAACCGTTGAAGATGTGATGCATGTCATCGATCAAGAAAATCCAAAGGGAGTCATTGTCCAGTTTGGCGGGCAGACGGCCATCAATCTTGCGGATGCTCTGCATGATAGAGGGGTAGCTATCCTTGGAACCTCACTTGACAACATGGACAGAGCAGAAGACAGAGACCGGTTTGAACAGGCGATGAAAGAACTGAACATTCCGCAGCCGGATGGAGAAACAGCGTTTTCAGTCAAGGAAGCACAGGTTATTGCAGAGAGAATCGGCTATCCGGTCCTCGTAAGGCCGTCCTACGTTCTGGGAGGCAGAGCGATGGAGATCGTCTATAAAGAAAAAGAACTTCTTCAATACATGGAGAATGCGGTGAGAGTAAATCCTGAACATCCTGTCTTGATCGACCGTTACCTGGAGGGCAAAGAAGTAGAAGTTGACGCGATATCCGATGGAGATGATGTATTCATCCCAGGAATAATGGAGCACATCGAACGTGCAGGCGTTCACTCCGGCGACTCCATTGCCGTCTATCCTCCTCAGCGATTGACGCCTGAACAGAAAGAAAAAATTATCGAACGTACGATCTCAATGGCACGGGGCCTTGGAATTATCGGGCTTCTTAACATCCAGTTCGTACTGCATGGCGAAGAGGTCTATGTATTGGAAGTCAATCCCAGATCAAGCCGAACGGTACCTTTCTTGAGCAAGATCACGGGAATACCTATGGCAAACCTGGCGACCAAGGTCATTCTTGGAACGTCACTAAGAGAGCTAGGTTACCATACGGGATACGCGCCTGAAAAAGAAGAAGTTTTCGTTAAAGTACCCGTGTTTTCGTTTGCGAAACTGCGCCGGGTGGACACGTATTTAAGTCCGGAGATGAAGTCCACTGGAGAAGTGATGGGAAGAGATACCACGCTGCAAAAGGCGCTATATAAAGGACTTGTGGCTTCAGGAATGAAAATACCAACCTATGGATCTGTACTATTCACCGTAGCAGATAAAGACAAACCAGAAGCGCTCCGCCTGATGAAGCGTTTCTACGAAATCGGCTATACGATCATGGCGACAGAAGGAACAGCAAACTATTTGCAAGAGCAGCAGATCCCTGTGACGGTTGTTCACAAGATCGGGAGCAAGGAAAGAAACCTCCTTGATGTGATCCGGCAAGGGGAAGCACAATTTGTCGTCAACACACTGACGAAAGGAAAAGTCCCTGCACGCGATGGATTCCGCATACGAAGAGAATCGTCCGAAAACGGAGTGGTGTGTTTAACAAGTCTTGATACTGCAGAAGCCTTGCTTGGTGTCCTTGAGTCCTTGACCTTTACAGCCAGACAAATGCCAGCTTTTGAAAAGGATCGTGTTCTCATATGAAAAAGGAACTGGTAGAAGTAGTTTCTCAGAAGGAGATTGCTCGTCATATTTTTGAACTGAAAGTACAGGGAAATGTAGTTAATGAAATGACTTCTCCCGGCCAGTTTGTCCACATACGAGTCACTGACACATTTCAGCCTTTGCTCAGAAGGCCGATCTCGATCTGTGATGTGGACCTGGAAAGCCGGACCCTGACGATGCTTTACCGCAAAGAGGGCACGGGTACCGCTTTGCTCAGCCAAAAAAAGGAGGGTGAGAAGATCGACCTTCTCGGACCGTTAGGAAACGGTTTTCCTCTGGACGAGCTGTCCCAAGGACAGACAGCGCTGCTTGTCGGCGGGGGTATCGGTGTGCCTCCCTTGTACTATCTGGCAAAAAAACTGTGCAGCCAAGGAATCAATGTGATATCTGTACTTGGATTCCAATCTGGAGATGACGGATTTTACAGTGAGAAATTCGCCGAGCTAGGAGAAGCATACGTTTCAACGGTGGATGGATCTCAAGGGACTAAAGGATTTGTAACAGATGTGATAAAAAACAAAGATTTACATTATGA
This genomic stretch from Fictibacillus marinisediminis harbors:
- the carB gene encoding carbamoyl-phosphate synthase large subunit translates to MPKRLDIKKILVIGSGPIVIGQAAEFDYAGTQACQALKEEGYEVILVNSNPATIMTDTSMADKVFIEPLTVPFVSRIIRQERPDGLLATLGGQTGLNLAVELSESGILEECNVELLGTTLSSIQQAEDRELFRGLMNELNEPVPESEIIRTYDEAASFTAEVGYPVIIRPAFTLGGTGGGIASDEEELKEIVTSGLLASPVHQVLLEKSIAGFKEIEYEVMRDSNDTSIVVCNMENIDPVGIHTGDSIVVAPSQTLSDRDYQLLRNASLKIIQALKIEGGCNVQLALDPDSSNYYIIEVNPRVSRSSALASKATGYPIAKIAAKIAVGYTLDEIKNPVTGSTYASFEPALDYIVTKIPRWPFDKFEGANRKLGTQMKATGEVMAIGRNLEESLLKAVRSLETKCYHLEISNPKQTREELIPVLVNADDERLYHIAQGFRIGMTVRDVWELTKIDAFFLEKIKGIIDLEQKVLNNVGDLGLLRAAKEKGFSDVWLAKAWNMPEKEIYEIRMTKDIKPVYKMVDTCAAEFESETPYYYGTYGEENESLRTERESVLVLGSGPIRIGQGIEFDYATVHTVWAIKEAGYEAIIINNNPETVSTDFSTSDKLYFEPLTVEDVMHVIDQENPKGVIVQFGGQTAINLADALHDRGVAILGTSLDNMDRAEDRDRFEQAMKELNIPQPDGETAFSVKEAQVIAERIGYPVLVRPSYVLGGRAMEIVYKEKELLQYMENAVRVNPEHPVLIDRYLEGKEVEVDAISDGDDVFIPGIMEHIERAGVHSGDSIAVYPPQRLTPEQKEKIIERTISMARGLGIIGLLNIQFVLHGEEVYVLEVNPRSSRTVPFLSKITGIPMANLATKVILGTSLRELGYHTGYAPEKEEVFVKVPVFSFAKLRRVDTYLSPEMKSTGEVMGRDTTLQKALYKGLVASGMKIPTYGSVLFTVADKDKPEALRLMKRFYEIGYTIMATEGTANYLQEQQIPVTVVHKIGSKERNLLDVIRQGEAQFVVNTLTKGKVPARDGFRIRRESSENGVVCLTSLDTAEALLGVLESLTFTARQMPAFEKDRVLI
- a CDS encoding dihydroorotate dehydrogenase electron transfer subunit; amino-acid sequence: MKKELVEVVSQKEIARHIFELKVQGNVVNEMTSPGQFVHIRVTDTFQPLLRRPISICDVDLESRTLTMLYRKEGTGTALLSQKKEGEKIDLLGPLGNGFPLDELSQGQTALLVGGGIGVPPLYYLAKKLCSQGINVISVLGFQSGDDGFYSEKFAELGEAYVSTVDGSQGTKGFVTDVIKNKDLHYDLLYSCGPTVMLKALELQVPAANGFFSLEERMGCGIGACFACVCHVNGGLPSDYVKVCSDGPVFPIGEVVL